The Pirellulales bacterium genome includes a window with the following:
- a CDS encoding cation-translocating P-type ATPase, which yields MAEWYRADTAQVIRDLRTDPERGLTSDEAARRLAETGPNELVESGGRGPWRILLEQFRGPMILLLVAAAIVSLVLGEWIDSVAILTIILLNAALGFFQDYRAEQAMAALKQMAVPTVKVRRDGSTREVSSREIVPGDLILLEAGNIVSADARLIHSASVRAQEAALTGESEPVEKEVEAIDRDDLSLGDRVNMVYMGTAITYGHGRAVVTETGMRTELGHIARMLQSVEQESTPLERHLAQLGRGLAVAAIGIVVAFFVLGLLRGEEWKVMFLTAMSLAVAAVPEGLPAVATVTLAIGARRMLRRKALIRKLPAVETLGSVTVICSDKTGTLTENRMTVTAIEVAGQPFSLTPNSTGNEVTASASIAEEIARRPLAALLLAAGALCNDAELEIESEDQGKQTGNATKAGPRVVGEPTETALVVAAAKAGLPKPRLERQMPRVAEAPFDSTRKRMSTAHRLEQTDGASQDLAVAALADAIVQLGTNGDAQFLICAKGAIDSLSKVSSRIVLESGIAPFDERARNVLGKSHDELAARGMRVLAIACRTSIEEPDDHEENLERDLTLLGLVAIIDPPRAEAATAVTRCREAGIRPMMITGDHRLTALEIARQLGISVDDRVATGETLARATPEELDKIVATTSVFARVSPEHKLRIVESLQRQGHIVAMTGDGVNDAPALKRANIGVAMGITGTDVSKEAADMVLLDDNFASIVRAVEQGRIIYDNIRKFIKYLLASNVGEIVVMAAAPVVGMPLPLLPLQILWVNLVTDGLPGLALAVEKAESDTMRRPPHSPTESFFARGLGRDILWIGVVLGIITLAAAYYYWDPAHPEDHRWQTIAFTVLTFSQMGNVLALRSAHDSIWRIGPFSNRPLLAAVACTILLHTMIVYVPWFQQIFKTTALGLPEFIFCGVVSSAVFVLVEIAKWISRKWQP from the coding sequence GTGGCCGAGTGGTACCGTGCTGATACCGCGCAGGTGATCCGAGATCTGCGCACCGACCCGGAGCGAGGGCTCACGTCCGACGAAGCGGCGCGACGTCTGGCCGAAACGGGTCCCAATGAACTGGTCGAGTCGGGGGGGCGGGGCCCCTGGCGAATTCTGCTCGAACAGTTTCGTGGTCCGATGATTCTGTTGTTGGTGGCCGCGGCCATCGTCTCGCTGGTGCTTGGCGAGTGGATCGACTCGGTCGCCATACTGACGATCATCCTGCTCAACGCGGCCCTGGGCTTCTTCCAGGATTATCGCGCCGAGCAGGCCATGGCCGCCCTCAAGCAAATGGCGGTTCCCACGGTTAAAGTGCGCCGCGATGGCTCGACGCGCGAAGTCTCGTCGCGTGAGATCGTGCCCGGCGATCTGATCCTGCTCGAAGCAGGGAACATCGTGTCGGCCGACGCGCGCCTGATCCACTCGGCGAGCGTGCGGGCACAAGAGGCCGCCCTGACCGGTGAATCGGAACCGGTCGAGAAGGAAGTCGAGGCGATCGACCGAGATGATCTTTCTCTGGGCGACCGCGTGAACATGGTCTACATGGGCACGGCGATCACGTACGGCCACGGGCGCGCGGTCGTCACCGAGACGGGCATGCGGACCGAACTGGGACACATCGCCCGGATGCTGCAATCGGTCGAACAAGAGTCGACGCCCCTCGAGCGTCATCTCGCCCAATTGGGGCGCGGCCTGGCGGTGGCGGCAATCGGCATCGTTGTGGCGTTCTTCGTGTTGGGGTTGCTGCGCGGCGAGGAATGGAAGGTGATGTTCCTCACGGCAATGAGCCTGGCGGTGGCGGCCGTCCCCGAGGGCCTGCCCGCCGTCGCGACCGTGACGCTGGCCATTGGCGCGCGGCGCATGCTGCGGCGCAAGGCACTGATTCGCAAGCTGCCTGCCGTCGAGACGCTCGGTTCGGTCACCGTCATCTGCTCGGACAAGACCGGCACGCTCACGGAAAACCGCATGACGGTCACGGCGATCGAAGTGGCCGGGCAACCATTCAGCCTGACGCCGAATTCCACGGGCAACGAGGTGACGGCGTCCGCGTCCATCGCGGAGGAAATCGCCAGGCGGCCGCTCGCCGCCTTGCTGTTGGCCGCGGGGGCCTTGTGCAACGACGCGGAGCTCGAAATCGAATCCGAGGACCAGGGAAAACAGACGGGCAACGCTACGAAAGCGGGTCCGCGCGTTGTGGGTGAGCCGACCGAAACGGCGCTCGTGGTAGCCGCGGCAAAGGCCGGACTCCCCAAACCCCGCCTCGAACGACAAATGCCACGCGTGGCCGAAGCTCCTTTCGATTCGACGCGCAAACGCATGTCGACGGCGCACCGTCTCGAGCAGACAGACGGCGCCTCGCAAGATCTGGCCGTGGCGGCGCTGGCAGATGCGATCGTGCAACTGGGGACGAACGGAGACGCCCAATTCCTGATTTGCGCCAAAGGGGCCATCGATAGCCTGTCGAAAGTCTCGTCGCGGATTGTACTCGAATCGGGAATCGCGCCGTTCGACGAACGGGCACGCAACGTGCTGGGCAAATCGCACGACGAACTGGCCGCGCGGGGCATGCGCGTGCTGGCCATCGCCTGCCGCACGAGCATCGAAGAGCCGGACGATCATGAAGAGAATCTGGAACGCGATCTCACGCTGCTGGGGCTCGTCGCCATCATCGACCCGCCTCGTGCCGAGGCCGCCACGGCGGTCACGCGCTGCCGCGAGGCGGGCATTCGTCCCATGATGATCACGGGGGACCACCGGCTCACGGCGCTCGAGATCGCCCGCCAACTCGGCATCTCGGTCGACGATCGGGTGGCCACGGGCGAAACGCTGGCGCGGGCGACCCCCGAAGAACTCGATAAGATCGTGGCCACGACCTCGGTCTTTGCCCGCGTGTCACCGGAGCACAAGCTGCGGATCGTCGAGTCGTTGCAGCGTCAGGGTCACATCGTGGCCATGACCGGCGATGGCGTGAACGATGCGCCCGCCTTGAAGCGCGCCAATATCGGGGTGGCGATGGGCATCACCGGCACCGACGTGTCGAAAGAAGCGGCCGACATGGTACTGCTGGACGACAACTTTGCCTCGATCGTGCGGGCGGTCGAGCAAGGCCGGATCATCTACGACAACATCCGCAAGTTCATCAAGTACCTGCTGGCGAGCAACGTGGGGGAGATCGTGGTCATGGCGGCCGCCCCGGTAGTGGGAATGCCACTGCCACTGCTGCCGCTGCAAATCTTGTGGGTCAACCTGGTGACCGATGGCCTGCCCGGTCTGGCGTTGGCGGTGGAAAAGGCCGAGAGCGATACGATGCGCCGTCCGCCCCACTCGCCGACGGAGAGTTTCTTTGCCCGCGGCCTGGGGCGCGACATTCTCTGGATCGGGGTGGTGCTGGGCATCATTACGCTGGCGGCAGCATACTACTACTGGGATCCCGCCCATCCAGAGGACCATCGCTGGCAGACGATCGCCTTCACCGTGCTGACGTTTTCCCAGATGGGGAACGTCCTGGCGCTGCGCTCGGCGCACGATTCGATCTGGCGGATCGGCCCCTTTTCGAACCGTCCCTTGCTGGCGGCCGTCGCTTGCACCATCCTGTTGCACACGATGATCGTCTACGTGCCGTGGTTCCAGCAGATCTTCAAGACCACGGCGCTCGGTCTGCCGGAGTTTATCTTTTGCGGCGTCGTCAGCTCGGCGGTGTTCGTGCTCGTCGAGATCGCCAAATGGATCTCCCGGAAGTGGCAACCATGA
- a CDS encoding fused MFS/spermidine synthase produces MSTSRQQLFSTASVLFFLSGSTGLAYEVIWFRRFSHVWGSSTLAMASVVASFLLGLGLGAYLWGRRADRLNAPLRWYGICELAIGVLAGAIPFVMPWLSDLSASLYPSLNGQPVVHFLVQFGLTFLTIGPVCVLMGGTLPLLVREFTARDGSLTEATGWLYAINTFGAATGCYVTGFHLLPTLGLYWTNNAAAILNLAIGVVAVMAAKSTVAAVQGEAPVEQSPEVAAAGAPAAVPWRTRGVYLAALLTGASALILQMAWSRQLSLVVGGSTYAFSATVFVVLLGIACGSLIYHVYLRTREQHTLRAYTWVILLIAISTAIGMQNIPPLCSLAGDMRGWRDNQLSNALFCAGTSALVEFLPALGMGILFPLLVQLTHRSANEAGKTVGNVYFWNTVGSILGATLTSAVLVPWLGSYGTATLAVAMYFLALVVVVPAPSKKTAMAWLGGAVAAALSLGIASLEPDPRSTNLGMFLYGPEAGKAMDNSDILLYREGPAANVLVLGQGEHRTLRVNGKVDASNSLDMQTQAGSAYVPRIFQPHAKEVLVIGFGSGTTPGASLLFPETRVTCVEIEPAVYEASEFFGDVNHRPHESDRFEMVIGDGRTYVQGTDKKFDLIISEPSNPWMAGVSALFTSEYFRAARERLNKGGVLAQWMQTYHFTIEEYALVVRTLRSVFPHVGVVTLSGGADTVLLASDRPLIPTAEEVGIVQAQVEEIPAIKNDLKKYFHTTNLSEILLSTYRLSTVELNLLTKQSGSDALNTDLNLRLEFDAPLRLFSPAQSQDDMAQPQIARAMSPGWLDRLSRELGRDPKETTFLVDTGKYIESMNQTDQAMKFYELALRRDPSAETPRLQLAAAAFKRNEPEKAARILADLLRQHPANTDALYLLGQIFERQRKYSDAVKLYRRALEIVPESDAIGNNLAWLLATCGDESVRDGEEAVRVAQPICERDGYKKFEFVDTLAAACAEAGNFAEAVRLAEDAQESAVEANNAQMAEQIGSRLRLYEAGQPYHEG; encoded by the coding sequence ATGTCGACGAGTCGTCAGCAGCTTTTCTCGACCGCGTCGGTGCTGTTTTTTCTATCGGGCAGCACGGGTCTGGCGTACGAGGTGATCTGGTTCCGCCGCTTCTCGCACGTGTGGGGCAGCTCGACGCTGGCCATGGCCTCGGTCGTGGCTTCCTTCCTGCTGGGACTGGGCCTGGGGGCCTATCTGTGGGGGCGTCGCGCGGATCGACTGAATGCTCCGCTGCGTTGGTACGGCATCTGCGAGCTCGCCATCGGCGTGCTGGCGGGGGCCATCCCCTTCGTCATGCCCTGGCTGTCCGATCTGTCGGCCTCGCTGTATCCATCGCTGAACGGTCAGCCGGTCGTCCATTTCCTGGTGCAGTTTGGCCTGACTTTTCTGACCATCGGCCCCGTTTGCGTGCTGATGGGGGGAACCTTGCCGCTGCTGGTGCGCGAATTCACCGCGCGCGATGGTAGCCTCACCGAAGCGACCGGCTGGCTATATGCGATCAATACGTTTGGCGCAGCAACCGGCTGCTACGTTACTGGGTTCCACCTGCTGCCCACGCTGGGCCTTTACTGGACGAACAACGCGGCGGCGATTTTGAACCTGGCCATTGGCGTCGTGGCCGTGATGGCCGCCAAGTCGACGGTGGCCGCCGTCCAAGGCGAAGCGCCCGTGGAACAGAGTCCGGAAGTAGCGGCGGCTGGCGCGCCAGCGGCCGTTCCTTGGCGGACGCGTGGCGTATACCTGGCGGCACTGCTCACGGGCGCCTCGGCCTTGATCCTGCAAATGGCCTGGTCGCGACAACTCTCGCTGGTCGTGGGTGGCTCGACCTATGCGTTCTCGGCCACCGTGTTCGTCGTGTTGCTCGGCATCGCCTGCGGCAGCCTGATCTATCACGTCTACCTGCGCACGCGCGAGCAACACACCCTGCGGGCCTACACATGGGTCATCCTGCTGATCGCCATCTCGACCGCGATCGGCATGCAAAATATCCCGCCGCTGTGCAGCCTGGCGGGCGACATGCGCGGCTGGCGCGACAATCAATTGTCGAACGCGCTGTTCTGCGCTGGTACGAGCGCGTTGGTGGAGTTTCTGCCGGCGCTCGGCATGGGCATTTTGTTTCCCCTGCTCGTCCAATTGACCCACCGCAGCGCGAACGAGGCGGGCAAAACGGTGGGCAATGTTTACTTTTGGAACACGGTGGGGTCGATCCTCGGCGCCACGCTCACCAGTGCGGTGCTCGTGCCCTGGCTGGGTTCCTATGGAACAGCGACCTTGGCCGTGGCGATGTACTTTCTGGCGCTGGTGGTGGTCGTGCCGGCCCCCAGCAAGAAGACGGCCATGGCGTGGCTCGGCGGTGCGGTCGCGGCAGCTCTATCGCTCGGCATCGCGAGCCTCGAACCCGATCCGCGGTCGACGAATCTGGGCATGTTTTTGTACGGTCCGGAAGCCGGCAAGGCGATGGACAACTCTGACATTTTGCTTTATCGCGAAGGCCCGGCGGCCAACGTGCTGGTGCTTGGCCAGGGAGAACACCGCACGCTGCGCGTCAACGGCAAAGTCGACGCGAGCAACTCGCTCGACATGCAGACCCAGGCCGGATCGGCCTACGTTCCGCGCATCTTTCAGCCGCACGCCAAGGAGGTGCTGGTAATCGGCTTCGGCAGCGGAACCACGCCCGGCGCGAGCCTGCTCTTTCCCGAGACGCGGGTCACGTGCGTCGAGATCGAGCCTGCGGTCTACGAGGCCTCGGAATTCTTCGGCGATGTGAATCATCGCCCGCACGAATCGGACCGCTTTGAAATGGTCATTGGGGACGGGCGCACCTACGTGCAGGGGACCGACAAGAAGTTCGATTTGATCATCTCCGAACCTTCGAATCCCTGGATGGCGGGGGTCTCGGCCTTATTTACCTCGGAGTATTTCCGCGCTGCTCGCGAACGTCTCAACAAAGGTGGGGTACTCGCGCAGTGGATGCAAACGTATCACTTCACGATCGAGGAATACGCCCTTGTGGTGCGAACGTTGCGTAGCGTATTTCCACACGTGGGGGTCGTCACATTGTCGGGGGGGGCCGACACGGTGCTGCTCGCCTCGGATCGGCCGCTGATTCCCACGGCCGAGGAAGTCGGGATCGTGCAAGCGCAGGTCGAAGAGATCCCGGCGATCAAGAACGACCTGAAAAAGTATTTTCACACGACGAACCTGAGCGAGATCCTGCTTTCCACCTACCGGCTGAGCACCGTCGAGCTGAACCTGCTGACGAAACAATCGGGGAGCGACGCCCTGAACACGGATTTGAATCTGCGGCTCGAATTCGACGCGCCTCTCCGGCTATTCAGCCCGGCGCAGTCGCAAGACGACATGGCTCAGCCGCAGATTGCCCGGGCCATGAGCCCGGGCTGGCTCGATCGGCTCTCGCGCGAGCTGGGACGCGATCCGAAGGAAACCACTTTTCTGGTGGACACGGGCAAGTACATAGAATCGATGAATCAGACCGATCAAGCGATGAAATTCTATGAATTGGCCCTACGTCGGGATCCGTCGGCCGAGACGCCCCGTCTGCAGTTGGCCGCCGCCGCCTTTAAGCGTAACGAACCGGAGAAGGCCGCGCGGATCCTCGCCGATCTGCTGCGACAGCATCCGGCGAACACCGATGCGTTGTACTTGCTCGGTCAGATCTTCGAGCGGCAACGCAAATACTCTGATGCCGTAAAGCTTTATCGGCGGGCACTCGAGATCGTCCCGGAATCGGATGCCATCGGCAACAATCTCGCGTGGCTGCTGGCCACGTGTGGCGACGAAAGTGTCCGCGACGGCGAAGAAGCGGTTCGCGTGGCGCAGCCGATTTGCGAGCGCGACGGGTACAAGAAGTTCGAGTTCGTCGATACACTAGCAGCGGCCTGTGCCGAAGCGGGCAATTTTGCCGAAGCGGTCCGCCTGGCAGAGGATGCCCAAGAATCCGCGGTCGAAGCGAACAACGCGCAGATGGCCGAGCAAATCGGTTCGCGTTTGCGGCTGTACGAAGCGGGCCAGCCTTACCACGAGGGTTAA
- a CDS encoding Gfo/Idh/MocA family oxidoreductase, whose amino-acid sequence MDIRFGLIGYGGWGSHHASAIASTRGAKLQAIAARSAESVEQARANYPDVDVHDDLLELVGRDDLEVVDIVVPNALHYPAAQLVLESDKHVLVEKPLAITVEQCLELQQLATRRGRLIAVAHTMRLSPLWGRIKLLIENGGIGEPRAAWLELWRMPYREGVDSWRYDPTWVGNWLLEGPIHLFDLVRWYFSPVGEPEAIFARSNSREPEQAGLEYNFTAQLDFPRGAQAVISHTTSGFEHQQSVRITGTRGALVATWSGAIDRTRSPKESLRLYDGAKIEEIPLDRPSGEMLELREMIFAVAGAVRDGYGLPVSASDATWAVAMCEAARRSITTGVPVVLTPPD is encoded by the coding sequence ATGGACATTCGATTCGGTTTGATCGGATATGGCGGTTGGGGGAGCCACCATGCTTCCGCCATCGCCTCGACGCGCGGGGCAAAGCTGCAGGCCATCGCCGCCCGATCGGCCGAGTCGGTCGAGCAGGCCCGGGCCAACTATCCCGACGTCGACGTCCACGACGATCTGCTCGAGCTCGTCGGACGCGACGATCTCGAGGTCGTCGACATCGTCGTGCCCAACGCCCTGCATTATCCCGCGGCGCAACTGGTACTCGAGTCGGACAAGCACGTGCTGGTCGAAAAGCCGCTGGCGATCACGGTCGAGCAATGCCTGGAGCTACAGCAATTGGCGACTCGCCGGGGGCGTTTAATCGCCGTGGCCCACACGATGCGGCTTTCGCCGTTGTGGGGGCGCATCAAGTTGCTCATCGAAAACGGCGGGATCGGCGAGCCCCGCGCCGCGTGGCTCGAACTGTGGAGAATGCCCTATCGCGAGGGAGTCGACTCCTGGCGATATGACCCCACATGGGTAGGAAACTGGCTGCTCGAAGGGCCGATCCATCTCTTCGATCTGGTCCGCTGGTACTTCTCGCCCGTGGGAGAACCCGAGGCGATCTTTGCCCGTTCCAACTCGCGCGAACCGGAGCAGGCTGGGCTGGAATACAATTTCACGGCCCAGCTCGATTTTCCGCGCGGGGCGCAGGCCGTCATTTCGCACACGACGAGCGGCTTCGAGCATCAGCAATCGGTGCGGATCACCGGCACGCGCGGCGCCCTCGTGGCCACCTGGAGCGGCGCGATCGACCGTACGCGTTCGCCCAAGGAATCGCTCCGGCTCTACGATGGCGCGAAGATCGAGGAGATCCCGCTCGATCGTCCCAGCGGCGAGATGCTCGAGCTGCGCGAGATGATCTTTGCCGTGGCGGGCGCCGTGCGCGACGGCTATGGCCTGCCTGTTTCGGCCAGCGACGCAACCTGGGCCGTGGCGATGTGCGAGGCGGCCAGGCGATCGATTACGACGGGCGTGCCGGTTGTGCTCACTCCGCCGGACTAA
- a CDS encoding DUF1080 domain-containing protein, with translation MRLNLRFLLAATWCIGACGALPAWGARPSESPKVAQSPAETGKDFDLQGEYTGLISGGWRREPVGLQVMSLGGGEFAAVEYPGGLPGAGWDGQERLSAQGKGGTSSAILAGDRRKVALVNGELWLRDGDGILRGLLKKSVRSSPTLGLAPPPGATMLFNGAPSPYLKNERITPDGLLMEGAITELPYQDFFLHVEFRLPYMPEARGQGRANSGIYIQERYEVQILDSFGLEGLANECGGLYKTREPDLNMCLPPLTWQTYEISFRAARFDDEGKKTENARITVVHNGVPVQNNVEIPNKTGAGRPEGPEPRPIKFQDHSNPVRFRNVWIVDRSASRRGVPATAVSTRMTPPEEIYFAPGASSGAGVSQEFLCPPLRCR, from the coding sequence ATGCGTTTGAATCTCCGCTTCTTGTTGGCCGCCACCTGGTGTATCGGGGCGTGCGGTGCCCTGCCCGCCTGGGGGGCGCGGCCGTCTGAATCTCCCAAGGTGGCGCAATCCCCCGCCGAGACGGGGAAGGATTTCGACCTGCAAGGTGAATATACGGGGCTGATCTCGGGGGGCTGGCGGCGCGAACCGGTCGGGCTGCAGGTGATGTCGCTCGGCGGTGGAGAATTCGCCGCGGTCGAATACCCCGGCGGTCTTCCCGGCGCCGGCTGGGACGGACAAGAGCGGCTCTCGGCACAAGGCAAGGGCGGCACCTCGTCGGCCATTCTCGCGGGGGACCGGCGCAAGGTGGCGCTGGTCAACGGGGAGTTGTGGCTGCGGGACGGCGACGGAATCTTGCGCGGGCTGTTGAAGAAGTCCGTGCGTTCGAGCCCCACGCTGGGTCTCGCCCCGCCCCCAGGAGCCACGATGCTCTTCAACGGCGCGCCGAGCCCTTACCTCAAGAACGAGCGTATCACGCCCGACGGACTGTTGATGGAGGGGGCCATTACCGAGTTGCCCTATCAGGACTTCTTCCTGCACGTCGAGTTCCGCTTGCCTTACATGCCCGAGGCGCGCGGGCAGGGGCGCGCCAACAGCGGCATCTACATTCAGGAGCGTTACGAGGTGCAGATCCTCGATTCGTTCGGGCTGGAAGGTCTGGCGAACGAGTGTGGCGGCTTGTACAAGACGCGCGAGCCCGATCTGAACATGTGCCTGCCTCCGCTAACCTGGCAGACGTACGAGATCAGCTTCCGCGCTGCGCGGTTCGACGACGAGGGCAAGAAGACCGAGAACGCGCGGATCACGGTCGTCCATAACGGCGTGCCGGTGCAAAACAACGTCGAGATCCCGAACAAGACGGGCGCCGGCCGACCCGAGGGTCCAGAGCCGCGTCCCATCAAGTTTCAGGATCACAGCAATCCGGTTCGTTTCCGCAACGTCTGGATCGTCGATCGGAGCGCGTCGCGGAGGGGCGTGCCGGCGACCGCGGTCTCGACGCGCATGACGCCCCCGGAGGAGATCTACTTTGCGCCAGGCGCCTCTTCGGGTGCGGGAGTTTCGCAGGAATTCCTCTGCCCACCGCTGCGTTGCCGATAG
- a CDS encoding cytochrome c3 family protein, which produces MPATWLRRFVFACQLALLVATVVVFCTRSSVKLAHADPPANEAASPSKELDPAAWGSDHVGQELPEYIEGGECLFCHRDDVGHSWAKNAHNRTIRDAEPGSPEMAPLVANEATRALAEEVKLVMGDRRAARYLKPGEAYGHADLLSVGAHAGRAGGRFRLAHGENPHWDSEQFNVRCAGCHTTAVDPADQSFATVSLDCFACHGDAPVEHANDATLMPLAKKRKDSPQVVTSLCGSCHIRFGKSRASGLPFPTNFVAGDNLFRDFEFDWRLADDEQINPSDRHVLANVRDVALYGREDMTCLSCHDVHTGSSKRHRELPRQESCAVCHDPAEPLTRHKQYEVHSERCEY; this is translated from the coding sequence ATGCCGGCGACCTGGCTGCGGCGCTTCGTCTTTGCCTGCCAGCTTGCGCTCCTCGTGGCGACCGTCGTGGTGTTCTGCACGCGCTCGAGCGTGAAGCTGGCCCACGCCGATCCGCCGGCGAACGAGGCGGCGTCTCCCTCGAAGGAGCTCGATCCGGCCGCCTGGGGGAGCGACCACGTCGGCCAGGAGCTGCCCGAGTACATCGAAGGGGGGGAGTGCCTGTTCTGCCACCGCGACGACGTCGGACATAGCTGGGCCAAGAACGCGCACAACCGCACGATCCGCGATGCCGAGCCTGGCAGCCCGGAGATGGCCCCCCTCGTGGCCAACGAAGCCACGCGCGCGCTGGCCGAGGAGGTGAAGCTCGTGATGGGAGATCGCCGCGCGGCGCGCTATCTCAAGCCGGGCGAGGCCTATGGTCACGCCGACCTGCTCAGCGTGGGGGCGCATGCCGGGCGCGCGGGGGGACGTTTTCGTCTCGCGCACGGTGAAAATCCGCACTGGGATAGCGAGCAGTTCAACGTGCGCTGCGCCGGCTGTCATACGACGGCCGTCGATCCCGCGGATCAATCGTTTGCCACGGTGTCGCTCGATTGTTTCGCCTGCCACGGCGATGCCCCGGTCGAGCACGCCAACGACGCGACGTTGATGCCCCTGGCGAAGAAGCGTAAGGATTCACCGCAGGTGGTGACCTCACTCTGCGGCAGTTGTCACATTCGTTTCGGCAAGTCGCGGGCGAGCGGCCTTCCTTTCCCCACGAACTTCGTCGCGGGCGACAATCTCTTCCGCGACTTCGAGTTCGACTGGCGCCTGGCCGACGACGAGCAGATCAATCCGTCGGACCGCCACGTGCTGGCGAATGTGCGCGACGTGGCACTCTACGGCCGCGAGGACATGACCTGCCTGTCGTGCCACGACGTTCACACGGGCTCGTCGAAGCGGCACCGCGAGCTGCCCCGACAGGAGTCTTGCGCGGTCTGCCACGACCCGGCCGAGCCCCTGACCAGGCACAAGCAGTACGAAGTTCACAGCGAGCGTTGCGAGTATTGA
- a CDS encoding amidohydrolase, producing MWIPKWVRDRKKGVDSPVPTQVVSNEEFIPRPQTKQQKQVEYLINTLGAEKAKRLGMERRDFMASGMGMATCFLASNMVFGNNWNVTEEETLEPGAYEDKFPKSEYFVIDVQAHFTNGLAIGFRNHEFVRNMGFKLDESPAAYAFPNFVKEMYFDSETAMLVISGVPGRERSVDRKGNPITEVTKRGGGVLPSWLMSRRKKDINEMAGSQRALCQGNCAPNHYWDKATNSQDKQALFEQMEREVKEYGIDSWKWYCHTDPGNSGNGFQMDDEKIAYPFYEKSRELGMKLFSVHKGFSYQSKTLGHLANPKDVEKAALDNPDFKFIVYHSAMQHVPNEPDFGTSLNLETGDFAWHDVLMKIKERNPQMDNVYPEIGSSYGTLAIYNPVMCQHLIGKNIKNYGADHVIWGTDCLWWGSPQWVIDSFKRFQITDELCEKFGYAKVTKEDKAKIFGLNAAKIYGVDVEAKRNVIPKDELSKLKIAYHDAGCQRDNAAYGWVRDDVTA from the coding sequence ATGTGGATTCCCAAATGGGTCCGTGACCGCAAGAAGGGGGTCGATTCCCCCGTCCCCACGCAGGTCGTCTCGAACGAGGAATTCATCCCTCGTCCGCAAACGAAGCAGCAGAAGCAGGTCGAGTACCTGATCAACACCCTGGGGGCCGAAAAGGCGAAGCGGCTCGGCATGGAGCGCCGCGACTTCATGGCCAGCGGCATGGGCATGGCCACCTGCTTCCTCGCCAGCAACATGGTCTTCGGCAACAACTGGAACGTGACCGAAGAAGAGACCCTGGAGCCCGGCGCCTACGAAGACAAGTTCCCCAAAAGCGAATACTTCGTCATCGACGTGCAGGCGCACTTCACGAATGGTCTCGCCATCGGGTTCCGCAACCACGAGTTCGTCCGGAACATGGGCTTCAAGCTCGACGAGAGCCCGGCGGCCTATGCCTTTCCGAACTTCGTCAAAGAGATGTACTTCGACAGCGAAACGGCCATGCTTGTCATCTCGGGCGTGCCGGGTCGCGAGCGCTCGGTCGATCGCAAGGGGAATCCCATCACCGAGGTGACCAAGCGTGGCGGCGGCGTGCTGCCGAGTTGGCTCATGTCGCGGCGCAAGAAAGACATCAACGAGATGGCCGGTTCGCAGCGTGCCCTGTGCCAGGGCAACTGCGCGCCGAACCACTACTGGGACAAGGCCACCAACTCGCAAGACAAGCAGGCGCTCTTCGAGCAGATGGAGCGCGAAGTCAAGGAATACGGCATCGATAGCTGGAAGTGGTACTGCCACACCGACCCGGGCAACTCGGGCAACGGCTTCCAGATGGACGACGAAAAGATCGCCTATCCCTTCTACGAGAAGTCGCGCGAGCTGGGCATGAAGCTCTTCAGCGTCCACAAGGGCTTCTCCTATCAGTCGAAGACGCTGGGCCACTTGGCTAATCCGAAGGACGTGGAGAAAGCGGCGCTCGACAACCCCGACTTCAAGTTCATCGTCTACCACTCGGCGATGCAGCACGTGCCGAACGAGCCCGACTTCGGCACCAGCCTGAATCTCGAGACCGGCGATTTCGCCTGGCACGACGTGCTGATGAAGATCAAGGAGCGCAATCCCCAGATGGACAACGTCTATCCGGAAATCGGCTCTTCCTACGGCACGTTGGCCATCTACAACCCGGTGATGTGCCAGCACCTGATCGGCAAGAACATCAAGAACTACGGCGCGGATCACGTGATCTGGGGGACCGACTGCCTGTGGTGGGGCTCGCCGCAGTGGGTCATCGACTCGTTCAAGCGGTTCCAGATCACCGACGAATTGTGCGAGAAGTTCGGCTACGCCAAGGTCACGAAGGAAGACAAGGCGAAGATCTTCGGCCTTAATGCGGCGAAGATCTATGGCGTGGATGTCGAGGCCAAGCGCAACGTGATTCCGAAGGACGAACTGTCGAAGCTGAAGATCGCCTACCACGACGCCGGCTGCCAGCGCGACAATGCCGCCTACGGCTGGGTTCGCGACGACGTCACGGCGTAG